A region of Acidobacteriota bacterium DNA encodes the following proteins:
- a CDS encoding DUF6010 family protein — protein sequence MESATLSHLQILFWLVVGAALAALFLRLATLRRQGSRGILAVGLMIAAWIYVFFGGISEAGSGWLAIELAGVLLFSLFALLGIRRSGYWLAAGWGLHTVWDLGLHFVGPGRSLAPARYAVACLSFDLVVSAWIVWRLRTSSRN from the coding sequence ATGGAGTCGGCGACGCTGTCTCATCTGCAGATCCTCTTCTGGCTGGTGGTCGGTGCCGCTCTGGCGGCGCTCTTCCTGCGTCTGGCCACCCTTCGCCGGCAGGGCAGCCGCGGAATCCTCGCCGTCGGCCTGATGATCGCCGCCTGGATCTACGTGTTCTTCGGGGGCATCTCCGAGGCGGGTAGCGGGTGGTTGGCGATCGAGCTGGCCGGGGTCTTGCTGTTCAGCCTGTTTGCCCTGCTGGGAATTCGGCGCTCCGGCTATTGGCTCGCCGCCGGCTGGGGCCTTCATACGGTGTGGGACCTGGGTCTTCATTTCGTCGGTCCAGGGCGCTCCCTTGCGCCGGCCCGGTATGCCGTCGCCTGCCTGAGTTTCGACCTCGTCGTAAGTGCCTGGATTGTCTGGCGTTTACGGACGTCGTCGCGAAACTGA
- a CDS encoding tetratricopeptide repeat protein, with product MNAKIRPFALSVALLLFAAIACAESPARTPAAQRDLGDIEFPTSGEPAAQSHFERGMLWLHSFEYEDARSEFRKALEVDPDYVMAVWGEALTFHHPIWVRQDVERGRRALERLGQGREARLSKAPTVRERGYLEAVEALFGEGTKEERDAAYAAAMGSLVERYPEDQEAASLYALAILGTAQGDRDFATYMRAAAIAEEVYRRNPRHPGALHYLIHSYDDPIHGPLGLRAARVYADVAPSAPHALHMPSHIFFALGMWDESAASNVDSFDAAAARGRRNDHALYWLHYTLLQQGRWNSARERLEFLVAELKDKDDPRGWRHLAYLRASHGVETGQWPSTPGDVEGKVDSSLVRAADLYAAGTMGWSKGNLPAAEAALARLKEVAGDLSEGDEAAFLAGQLEGRLLLYKGQSDEGIELLRRVADAEDNRSYEIGPPMPPKPTREVLGEGLLNLGRPAEARQEFEAVLERFPGRAWTLRSLIRALCKVEDFPAAHRAMGQLEGYRRNAEPGSEAIPTCDH from the coding sequence ATGAACGCCAAGATCCGCCCCTTCGCCCTCTCCGTTGCCCTCCTCCTGTTCGCCGCCATCGCTTGCGCCGAGTCGCCGGCCAGGACACCGGCGGCCCAGCGGGACCTGGGCGATATCGAGTTTCCCACCTCCGGCGAGCCGGCCGCTCAGAGCCACTTCGAGCGCGGCATGCTGTGGCTCCACAGCTTCGAGTACGAGGATGCCCGGAGCGAGTTCCGGAAGGCCCTGGAGGTCGACCCGGACTACGTCATGGCGGTGTGGGGCGAGGCGCTGACCTTTCATCATCCGATCTGGGTGCGGCAGGACGTGGAGCGCGGCCGCCGTGCCCTCGAACGGCTCGGACAAGGCCGCGAGGCGCGCCTTTCGAAGGCCCCGACGGTGCGGGAGCGCGGCTACCTGGAAGCGGTCGAGGCACTTTTCGGGGAGGGTACCAAGGAAGAGCGCGATGCGGCCTACGCGGCGGCCATGGGGAGTCTCGTCGAGCGCTATCCGGAGGACCAGGAGGCGGCCAGCCTGTATGCCCTAGCGATCCTCGGCACGGCCCAGGGCGACCGCGACTTTGCAACCTACATGCGCGCCGCTGCCATTGCCGAAGAGGTCTATCGGCGAAATCCCCGTCATCCCGGTGCCCTGCACTACTTGATTCACTCCTACGACGATCCCATCCATGGTCCCCTCGGCTTGCGGGCGGCCCGGGTGTATGCCGACGTCGCGCCTTCCGCGCCGCACGCTCTGCATATGCCGTCGCACATCTTCTTTGCCTTGGGGATGTGGGACGAATCGGCGGCCTCGAACGTCGACTCCTTCGACGCTGCGGCGGCCCGCGGCCGGCGCAACGACCACGCTCTGTACTGGTTGCACTACACCCTTTTGCAGCAGGGTCGCTGGAATTCCGCCCGCGAGCGGCTGGAGTTCTTGGTCGCGGAACTGAAGGACAAGGACGATCCCCGGGGCTGGCGGCATCTCGCGTACTTGCGGGCGAGCCACGGCGTCGAAACCGGCCAGTGGCCGTCGACTCCAGGCGATGTGGAGGGCAAGGTCGATTCCTCGCTGGTGCGGGCGGCGGATCTCTACGCCGCCGGCACCATGGGCTGGTCCAAGGGCAACCTGCCGGCGGCCGAGGCGGCCCTCGCCAGGCTCAAGGAAGTCGCAGGAGACCTCTCCGAGGGGGACGAAGCGGCCTTTCTGGCGGGCCAGCTCGAAGGGCGATTGCTGCTCTACAAGGGACAGTCCGACGAGGGCATCGAGCTGCTGCGCCGGGTGGCCGACGCGGAAGACAACCGCAGCTACGAGATCGGCCCGCCGATGCCTCCCAAGCCCACCCGCGAGGTGCTCGGTGAAGGCCTGCTCAACCTCGGACGACCGGCCGAGGCGCGCCAGGAGTTCGAGGCGGTGCTGGAGCGCTTTCCGGGACGGGCTTGGACCCTACGGTCGCTGATTCGGGCCCTGTGCAAGGTGGAAGACTTTCCGGCGGCCCATCGGGCGATGGGTCAACTCGAAGGCTACCGCCGGAATGCCGAGCCAGGATCCGAGGCCATTCCCACCTGTGACCATTAG
- a CDS encoding crosslink repair DNA glycosylase YcaQ family protein — protein sequence MTATLTQRQARRLALLRAGLIKPSWSGMPARGARYGRAAALKVIRRFGYLQLDTVSIAGARSHVLVLLSRLTGFDPALGERLLEPGEPLFEYWGHEASWLPLELYPAFEFRRRECARHPWWGDLIGKHQDVADGLIARIAAEGPLRSADFEEGGRRKGDRAGWWNLKVAAKVATALWSCGRLAIRRRSAFQRHYDLAERVIPEELRGRPLGREDALPILLERALAGHGWATTGTLAATWRLKSLRPAIDSALRRLTDEGRILPCRLLVGRSKADAIGWVRPQDLEFADRLGDLRPRRGRGVLLSPFDPVLWDRGRVQTLFGFEQLLEIFKPAPQRRWGYFCLPVLAGDSLIGRVDLKAENAAGRLRVLSRHFERSKPTAADRSAMDSALERHGEALSLAVADD from the coding sequence ATGACCGCCACTCTCACCCAGCGCCAAGCCCGTCGCCTGGCGCTGCTGAGAGCCGGTCTGATCAAGCCCTCATGGAGCGGCATGCCCGCCCGCGGCGCCCGCTACGGTCGGGCCGCGGCGCTGAAAGTGATCCGGCGATTCGGCTATCTACAGCTCGATACGGTTTCGATCGCCGGCGCCCGCAGTCATGTGCTGGTGCTGCTCTCGCGGCTCACCGGCTTCGATCCGGCGCTCGGAGAGCGGCTGCTCGAACCCGGCGAGCCGCTGTTCGAGTACTGGGGTCACGAGGCGAGCTGGCTGCCGCTGGAGCTGTACCCGGCCTTCGAGTTTCGCCGTCGCGAGTGTGCGAGGCATCCCTGGTGGGGAGACTTGATCGGCAAGCACCAGGACGTCGCCGACGGGCTGATCGCGCGTATTGCCGCGGAAGGCCCCCTGCGCTCGGCGGATTTCGAGGAGGGCGGCCGGCGCAAGGGCGATCGTGCCGGCTGGTGGAACCTCAAGGTCGCCGCCAAGGTGGCTACGGCGCTGTGGTCCTGCGGCCGCCTGGCGATCCGTCGCCGGAGCGCTTTTCAGCGCCACTACGATCTCGCCGAGCGGGTCATTCCCGAGGAGCTGCGAGGCCGGCCGCTGGGCCGGGAGGACGCTCTGCCGATCTTGTTGGAACGTGCCCTTGCCGGCCACGGTTGGGCTACCACCGGCACCTTGGCCGCGACCTGGCGGCTCAAGAGTCTTCGGCCCGCCATCGATTCGGCCCTGCGTCGGTTGACGGACGAGGGGCGGATCCTTCCCTGCCGATTGCTGGTGGGGCGGAGCAAGGCAGACGCCATCGGTTGGGTCCGGCCGCAGGATCTGGAGTTCGCCGATCGGTTGGGTGACCTCCGTCCGAGGCGCGGCCGTGGTGTCTTGCTGTCGCCCTTCGATCCGGTGTTGTGGGATCGCGGGCGGGTGCAGACGCTGTTCGGTTTCGAGCAGCTCTTGGAGATCTTCAAACCGGCGCCGCAACGGCGCTGGGGATACTTCTGCCTGCCCGTTCTGGCCGGTGACTCGTTGATCGGGCGGGTGGATCTCAAGGCCGAGAACGCCGCCGGGCGGCTGCGGGTGCTCTCACGGCATTTCGAGCGATCGAAGCCGACGGCCGCGGACCGTTCGGCCATGGACTCCGCTCTAGAACGACACGGTGAGGCTCTGTCGCTGGCCGTGGCCGATGACTGA
- a CDS encoding type II toxin-antitoxin system VapC family toxin — protein MNLVDSSGWLEFFSDGPLADHYAEYLADPSKVLTPTVVLYEVYKWIKRSRSEEEALIVAARLTGTMVVSLQPTVALEAGDLSLEHGLAMADALIYATALHHQASVITSDADFEHLPGVVYLAKS, from the coding sequence GTGAATCTGGTCGATTCTTCTGGCTGGCTTGAGTTCTTCTCCGATGGTCCTCTTGCCGATCACTATGCCGAGTACCTAGCAGACCCCTCGAAAGTCCTGACTCCGACGGTAGTGCTGTATGAGGTCTACAAGTGGATCAAGCGTTCACGGTCGGAAGAAGAGGCTCTGATCGTCGCCGCGCGTCTTACGGGAACCATGGTGGTTTCGCTCCAGCCTACGGTGGCTCTGGAGGCCGGTGACCTGAGCCTGGAGCACGGATTGGCGATGGCCGACGCTCTGATCTACGCGACCGCCCTGCACCATCAAGCTTCGGTCATCACCAGCGATGCTGACTTCGAGCACCTGCCAGGGGTCGTCTACTTAGCTAAATCGTAG
- a CDS encoding DUF3224 domain-containing protein, whose product MTENPSTTFEIRSWNEIAYSEGDDGRKLTRAQISKGFSGVIEGEGTLDYLMTYRPDGSASFVGQELVTGQVGGREGSFVLHHAGSYAKGIASAICTVVPGSGTGALAGLQGEGTFSTGHAERHVFDFEFTVAKPS is encoded by the coding sequence TTGACCGAAAATCCCAGCACCACCTTCGAGATCCGTTCCTGGAACGAAATCGCCTATTCCGAAGGCGACGATGGGCGGAAATTGACCCGGGCGCAGATCTCCAAGGGATTCTCGGGGGTGATCGAAGGTGAGGGCACCCTCGACTACCTGATGACCTACCGGCCGGACGGCTCGGCGAGTTTCGTCGGCCAGGAGCTGGTGACGGGCCAGGTCGGAGGCAGGGAGGGCTCTTTCGTGCTGCACCACGCCGGCAGCTACGCCAAGGGCATCGCCAGCGCCATCTGCACCGTGGTGCCGGGATCCGGGACCGGAGCATTGGCCGGCCTGCAGGGCGAAGGGACCTTCTCCACCGGGCACGCCGAGCGCCATGTTTTCGACTTCGAGTTCACCGTGGCGAAGCCTTCCTGA
- a CDS encoding branched-chain amino acid transaminase codes for MNKRAEAIWHNGSLVPWENATCHIMTHGLHYGTSVFEGIRAYETHQGTCIFRLRDHLLRLFASARIYRLDIPWSFDEVFDACRDVVTANDLGAAYVRPIAYLGAGGIGLTGRGCEVELAIAAFPWGAYLGEESHAHGIDVGFSSWQRPPSNATPLMAKAGGHYLSSRLVSQEAQRHGYTEGIALNTAGFVSEGAGENLFLVIGGELVTPPLAASVLSGITRATVFRLAAEIGIPVREENLIRERVYGADEMFLTGTAAEIVPVRTVDGLDIGDGRPGPITRKLQEMFRGIFDGTTEDRWGWLDPVAAAAEA; via the coding sequence ATGAACAAACGCGCCGAAGCGATCTGGCACAACGGCTCCCTGGTCCCCTGGGAGAACGCGACCTGCCACATCATGACCCACGGCCTGCATTACGGCACCTCGGTCTTCGAGGGCATCCGAGCCTACGAGACGCACCAGGGAACCTGCATCTTTCGCCTGCGCGACCACCTTCTGCGGCTGTTCGCCTCGGCCCGGATCTACCGCCTGGACATTCCCTGGAGCTTCGACGAGGTGTTCGACGCCTGTCGCGATGTGGTGACCGCCAACGACCTGGGCGCAGCCTATGTGCGACCGATCGCCTACCTGGGCGCCGGCGGCATCGGCCTGACCGGCCGGGGTTGCGAGGTGGAACTGGCCATTGCGGCCTTCCCTTGGGGCGCCTACCTGGGCGAAGAGTCCCACGCCCACGGCATCGACGTGGGGTTCTCTTCCTGGCAGCGCCCGCCGAGCAACGCCACCCCGCTGATGGCGAAGGCCGGCGGCCACTACTTGAGTTCCCGCCTGGTGTCGCAGGAAGCGCAGCGTCACGGCTACACCGAGGGTATTGCTCTGAATACCGCGGGCTTCGTCAGCGAAGGGGCAGGCGAGAATCTGTTTCTGGTGATCGGCGGCGAGCTGGTGACCCCGCCTCTGGCCGCCTCGGTGCTCTCTGGCATCACCCGCGCCACGGTCTTCCGCCTGGCCGCCGAGATCGGTATTCCGGTGCGCGAAGAGAACTTGATCCGCGAGCGGGTCTACGGCGCTGACGAGATGTTCTTGACCGGCACCGCCGCCGAGATCGTGCCGGTGCGCACCGTCGACGGCCTCGACATCGGCGACGGCCGGCCGGGGCCGATCACCCGCAAATTGCAGGAGATGTTCCGCGGAATCTTCGACGGCACGACGGAAGACCGCTGGGGCTGGCTGGACCCGGTCGCCGCCGCCGCCGAGGCGTAG
- a CDS encoding AbrB/MazE/SpoVT family DNA-binding domain-containing protein, protein MAQTTVSPKFQVVIPKEVRQQVPIFKGQRLGVIVKNGLITLVPDRPIAEMRGFLRGIPTEGVREKKDRM, encoded by the coding sequence ATGGCTCAGACCACCGTTTCCCCCAAGTTTCAAGTCGTCATTCCCAAGGAAGTTCGGCAACAGGTCCCTATTTTCAAGGGTCAGCGCTTGGGCGTGATCGTCAAGAACGGTCTCATCACCTTGGTTCCGGATCGGCCCATCGCTGAAATGAGAGGGTTTCTTCGCGGGATACCGACGGAAGGAGTTCGGGAGAAGAAGGATCGAATGTGA
- a CDS encoding S9 family peptidase produces MNHLKAGIHKALIVLALAALAVSVPVLADHHAGASEVERIEKGNLVIEGIPEIPEELTDRLRRYQNTRSAGLQGWHPDGKGILVSTRFGETSQIHWVREPGGARRQLTFFDEPVGGASLSSDAEVNGFLFQKDVGGSEFFQLFFFDLATGDYRMLSDGKSRNGGAVWSDDGQRYAYFTTRRNGTDWDIYLGDITDGTSQAVLEEGKTWAPIEFSPNGDKLLVIRLVSANESYPHMLDLASGKLTELNPSDERVAYGGATFSKDGKGIYFSTDLDAEFEQLRYYDIESGESKVLTGDIPWDVGSINLSADGELLAFTVNEGGISRLHVRRTEDFSPVEIPALPTGQVVGLEFNPAGDKLGFIVSSPQTPGDVYSIDFENNALERWTYSEVGGLDTETFTSPELVEFPTFDEVGGEPRMIPAFYYRPKGPGPHPVLIQIHGGPEGQARPFFNSSVPFLMEELGIAVVVPNVRGSSGYGKSYLLLDNGFKREDSVKDIGALLDWIEAQPELDASRMAVMGGSYGGYMVLASMVHYNDRLRAGIDIVGISNFVTFLKNTQDYRRDLRRVEYGDERDQEMHDFLQKISPNNQADKITKPMFIVQGLNDPRVPVTESEQMVEEIRKNGGDVWYLLAKDEGHGFRKKGNRDYYASATVLFLQQHLLGEGGEESGAMDKAAR; encoded by the coding sequence ATGAACCATCTGAAGGCTGGAATTCACAAGGCGCTGATCGTGCTGGCCCTTGCCGCGCTCGCCGTCAGCGTGCCGGTGCTGGCGGACCATCACGCCGGCGCGAGCGAAGTCGAGCGGATCGAGAAGGGCAATCTGGTGATCGAGGGAATTCCGGAGATTCCGGAAGAACTGACGGATCGTCTGCGGCGCTACCAGAACACCCGTTCCGCGGGCCTCCAGGGCTGGCATCCGGACGGCAAGGGGATCTTGGTCTCCACCCGTTTCGGCGAGACCAGCCAGATCCACTGGGTCCGGGAGCCCGGAGGGGCACGGCGCCAACTCACATTCTTCGACGAGCCGGTGGGCGGCGCCTCCCTGAGTTCCGACGCCGAAGTCAACGGCTTCCTGTTCCAGAAGGACGTCGGTGGTTCGGAGTTCTTCCAGCTCTTCTTCTTCGATCTGGCGACCGGCGACTACCGCATGCTGTCCGACGGCAAGTCGCGCAATGGCGGTGCGGTGTGGTCCGACGATGGCCAGCGCTACGCCTACTTCACCACCCGCCGCAACGGCACCGACTGGGACATCTATCTCGGAGACATCACCGACGGCACGTCGCAGGCGGTGCTCGAAGAGGGCAAGACCTGGGCTCCGATTGAGTTCTCGCCGAATGGCGACAAGCTCCTGGTGATCCGCTTGGTCTCCGCCAACGAGTCCTACCCCCACATGCTGGACCTCGCCTCGGGCAAGCTGACGGAGCTGAATCCGAGCGATGAGAGGGTGGCCTACGGCGGTGCGACCTTCTCGAAGGACGGCAAGGGCATCTACTTCTCGACGGACCTCGACGCTGAGTTCGAACAGCTCCGCTATTACGACATTGAAAGCGGCGAGAGCAAGGTACTGACCGGCGATATTCCGTGGGATGTCGGCAGCATCAACCTGTCCGCCGACGGTGAGCTTTTGGCCTTCACCGTCAACGAGGGCGGCATTTCGCGCCTGCACGTTCGCAGGACGGAAGATTTCTCGCCGGTCGAGATTCCCGCCCTGCCGACCGGCCAGGTGGTCGGTCTGGAGTTCAACCCCGCGGGCGATAAGCTGGGCTTCATCGTCAGTTCGCCGCAGACGCCCGGCGACGTCTACTCGATTGACTTCGAGAACAACGCTCTGGAGCGCTGGACCTACTCGGAAGTCGGCGGGCTCGACACTGAGACCTTCACCAGCCCGGAGCTGGTCGAATTCCCGACCTTTGACGAGGTGGGCGGCGAGCCGCGCATGATCCCCGCTTTCTACTACCGGCCGAAGGGCCCCGGCCCGCATCCGGTGCTGATCCAAATCCACGGCGGTCCGGAGGGCCAGGCGCGGCCCTTCTTCAACTCCTCCGTGCCGTTCCTGATGGAGGAGTTGGGCATCGCCGTGGTGGTGCCCAACGTGCGCGGCTCCTCGGGTTACGGCAAGAGCTATCTGCTGCTCGACAACGGCTTCAAGCGCGAGGACTCCGTCAAGGACATCGGCGCTCTGCTCGACTGGATCGAGGCACAGCCGGAACTCGACGCTTCACGCATGGCGGTGATGGGCGGCAGCTACGGCGGCTATATGGTGCTTGCCTCGATGGTGCACTACAACGACCGGCTGCGCGCTGGCATCGACATCGTCGGCATCAGCAACTTCGTCACCTTCCTGAAGAACACCCAGGACTACCGGCGGGACCTGCGCCGGGTCGAGTACGGCGACGAGCGCGACCAGGAGATGCACGACTTCCTGCAGAAGATCTCGCCCAACAACCAGGCGGACAAAATCACCAAGCCGATGTTCATCGTGCAGGGCTTGAATGATCCCCGCGTACCGGTGACCGAGAGTGAGCAGATGGTGGAGGAGATCCGCAAGAACGGTGGCGACGTCTGGTACCTGCTGGCGAAGGACGAAGGCCACGGCTTCCGCAAGAAGGGCAACCGCGACTACTACGCCAGCGCGACGGTGCTGTTCCTGCAGCAGCACCTCCTCGGCGAAGGCGGCGAGGAATCGGGTGCGATGGACAAAGCCGCCCGCTAG